A genomic window from Quercus lobata isolate SW786 chromosome 10, ValleyOak3.0 Primary Assembly, whole genome shotgun sequence includes:
- the LOC115964748 gene encoding beta-galactosidase 6-like: MLEGGHADGEVTYDGRSLIINGQRQILLLGSIHYPRSTPHLMWPSLIAKAKEGGLDVIQTYVFWNLHEPNPGQYVFSGNYDLVQFIKEIQKQGLYVSLRIGPFIESEWNYGGFPFWLHDVPGLVYRSNNEPYKFYMQNFTTQIVNLMKSEGLYVSQGGPIILSQNENEYQNVELAFHEKGPPYVLWAANMAVGLQTGVPWIMCKQQDAPDPVVNACNGLRSGETFAGPNSPNKPSLWTENWTSNYQVYGKGPIIRSAKDIAFHVAFFIARNGSFVNYYMYHGGTNFGRTGSSYVITAYYNQAPLDEYGLIRQPKWGHLKELHATIKLCSTTLLQGTQTKFPLGTQQEAIVFEENTGGCAAFLINNDTHNNAIVQFRNISFQLFPKSISILPDCKIVAFNTTTVNIKFNNRIMTPEQIFDSANSWKEFNDVIVNFGDPSLKSNRLLEQTSTTKDKSDYLWYTLSFQPNSPCTNPILHVESSAHVARAFLNNIFVGSANGRFREGFKLDIPIQLNNGMNNISILSVMVGLQDGGAFPERNLFGLATVTIQCTETVYDLTNKGWGYKVGLLGEDLKIYEEENLGNVVRNNGISPNQRFTWYKTLFDAPMGNDPVALNLSSMGKGEAWVNGQSIGRYWSSYHDDKGNPSQIMYHVPRSFLKPSGNLLVLLEEAVGNPLQISLNIVSITDA, from the exons CTGATGTGGCCATCTTTGATAGCTAAAGCCAAGGAAGGAGGATTGGATGTTATTCAAACCTATGTGTTTTGGAACCTTCACGAACCCAATCCTGGCCAG TATGTTTTCAGTGGAAATTATGATCTGGTGCAATTCATAAAGGAAATCCAAAAGCAAGGGTTGTATGTTTCTCTTAGGATTGGGCCTTTCATTGAGAGTGAATGGAATTATGG CGGGTTTCCGTTTTGGTTGCATGATGTCCCTGGCCTTGTTTATCGATCAAACAATGAGCCATATAAG TTCTACATGCAAAATTTTACCACACAAATAGTGAACTTGATGAAGTCAGAGGGTTTATATGTCTCGCAAGGAGGTCCCATCATTCTGTCACAG AATGAGAATGAATATCAAAACGTTGAACTAGCATTCCACGAAAAAGGACCCCCTTATGTTCTTTGGGCAGCTAACATGGCGGTTGGGCTCCAAACAGGTGTGCCATGGATCATGTGCAAGCAACAAGATGCTCCTGATCCAGTGGTCA ATGCATGCAACGGGTTGAGAAGTGGAGAAACTTTTGCAGGACCCAATTCACCAAACAAGCCATCATTATGGACAGAAAATTGGACATCTAA ctaTCAAGTATATGGTAAGGGGCCAATCATAAGGTCTGCCAAAGACATTGCATTTCATGTAGCATTTTTTATTGCAAGAAATGGAAGTTTTGTAAATTATTACATG TACCATGGTGGAACAAATTTTGGGAGAACAGGCTCTTCATATGTCATAACAGCTTATTATAATCAAGCTCCTcttgatgaatatg gacTAATAAGGCAACCAAAGTGGGGGCATCTTAAGGAGTTGCATGCTACAATTAAACTGTGCTCTACAACTTTGCTACAAGgaacacaaacaaaatttccTTTAGGTACACAACAAGAG GCCATTGTTTTCGAAGAAAATACTGGAGGCTGTGCAGCATTTTTGATAAACAATGATACACATAATAATGCTATTGTCCAATTTCGAAATATTTCATTCCAATTGTTTCCAAAGTCGATCAGTATTCTACCAGACTGTAAAATAGTAGCTTTCAATACGACAACG GTGAACATAAAGTTTAATAACAGGATCATGACACCAGAACAAATTTTTGATTCAGCTAATAGCTGGAAAGAATTCAACGATGTCATCGTCAACTTCGGAGATCCATCACTAAAATCAAATAGATTGCTTGAGCAAACAAGTACAACCAAAGACAAATCTGATTATCTTTGGTATACTCTTAG CTTTCAACCCAATTCGCCTTGCACTAATCCAATACTTCATGTTGAATCTAGCGCACATGTTGCACGTGCATTTTTGAACAACATATTTGTAG GCTCTGCAAATGGAAGATTTAGGGAGGGCTTCAAGTTGGATATTCCAATTCAGTTAAATAATGGAATGAATAATATTTCTATACTCAGCGTTATGGTTGGGCTACA GGATGGAGGAGCTTTTCCTGAAAGAAACTTGTTTGGCTTAGCAACAGTGACAATTCAATGCACCGAAACAGTGTATGATTTAACTAACAAAGGATGGGGATATAAG GTTGGACTACTTGGAGAGGActtgaaaatatatgaagaagaaaatttggGAAATGTAGTGCGGAATAATGGAATTTCCCCCAATCAAAGATTTACTTGGTACAAG ACACTTTTTGATGCACCTATGGGAAATGACCCCGTAGCCTTAAACCTTAGTTCGATGGGGAAAGGTGAAGCTTGGGTTAATGGACAAAGCATTGGTCGCTATTGGAGTTCTTACCATGATGACAAAGGCAATCCATCACAAATAAT GTATCATGTGCCCCGATCGTTCCTCAAACCTTCTGGAAATCTTTTAGTTTTGCTTGAAGAAGCTGTTGGCAATCCTCTTCAGATTTCCTTAAACATCGTGTCAATCACCGACGCATAG